In one window of Reinekea forsetii DNA:
- a CDS encoding MBL fold metallo-hydrolase encodes MKLLHKKNLFCWSQFDNDRNIDFHSYLWVRPEGNVVFDPLPLSPHDELHLKSLGDVSHIIISNSDHIRDAGKLAQLTGAKIVGPSGEQHSFPIQCSQWLQETKDFIAGLDVYSLNGSKTAGELAFVIEGETLITGDLIRAHSAGSLCILPAAKLKDSDQAKESVRRIASIPGIKAVLPGDGWPVFNNAEQVLAELIALCEPTT; translated from the coding sequence ATGAAATTACTGCACAAGAAAAATCTCTTCTGTTGGAGTCAATTTGATAATGACCGTAATATCGATTTTCACAGTTATCTTTGGGTGAGGCCCGAGGGTAACGTTGTTTTTGACCCGCTGCCCTTGTCGCCTCATGATGAACTTCACCTAAAGTCCCTAGGCGACGTGAGTCATATTATCATTTCAAACTCTGATCACATTCGTGATGCAGGTAAGCTAGCTCAATTAACGGGTGCCAAAATTGTTGGGCCATCAGGAGAACAACATTCTTTTCCAATTCAATGTTCGCAATGGTTGCAAGAAACGAAGGATTTTATTGCGGGGCTCGATGTCTATTCATTAAATGGTTCCAAGACGGCTGGCGAGCTGGCTTTTGTAATTGAAGGCGAAACCTTAATTACCGGGGATCTTATTCGGGCCCACAGTGCTGGTAGTCTTTGTATACTTCCTGCAGCTAAGTTAAAAGACTCTGATCAGGCCAAAGAATCCGTCAGAAGGATTGCCTCTATCCCAGGGATCAAGGCAGTTTTACCGGGCGATGGCTGGCCAGTATTTAACAATGCCGAGCAAGTTTTAGCTGAGCTGATCGCGCTATGTGAACCAACCACATAA
- a CDS encoding ATP-grasp domain-containing protein — protein MNVVIINRRFYGWNWNAPKTNYHGVIDHTQHQVHYIIDGNSKQGLHEEEYLNADIIELPSLDLSDLIKETVRRLRTQKPVDRIIALNEEDILLASQLRDELNIGGVRETELARFRNKILMKEILQHRKIAVPEFTVANNAQQIVEKFGYPVVLKPLDGASSKGVKIACDENELHADLKDIGDQLPYYEAEQFISGSIFHLDGFMNDLKIVFCQVYQYYNSCYAFANGSPVGVMMVDDEERQQKLNAFAEKALAALELPNGPFHLELFIDTQGEVRFLEVGARVGGAFVAPCIEKRWGISLFEENLKLQMNGFLDIPRLESCQPNNHLYGWLLFPVPAAKHCVVESVEFSKQGLLPGLIEARLPQKADRVDQSGGYIHTGGTFLIEGKSQNDQLELIKDIIERYRITFSKPLETRGAKLDFFGVY, from the coding sequence ATGAATGTTGTTATTATCAATCGTCGGTTTTATGGCTGGAATTGGAATGCACCGAAAACAAACTACCATGGTGTCATTGACCATACTCAACATCAGGTTCATTACATTATTGACGGAAACAGCAAACAGGGCTTGCATGAGGAAGAGTACCTAAACGCCGACATAATTGAACTTCCGTCGTTGGATCTCTCAGATCTGATTAAGGAAACGGTTCGACGTTTGCGTACCCAGAAACCGGTAGACAGGATTATCGCACTCAATGAAGAAGATATATTACTGGCATCGCAGTTACGTGATGAACTGAACATAGGCGGTGTCCGGGAAACAGAATTGGCCCGGTTTCGTAACAAAATTCTAATGAAAGAAATCTTACAACACAGAAAGATAGCGGTACCGGAATTTACCGTTGCAAACAACGCACAGCAAATTGTGGAGAAATTTGGTTATCCCGTGGTTCTTAAACCATTGGATGGCGCCAGTTCCAAAGGTGTAAAGATAGCCTGTGACGAGAATGAGTTGCATGCCGACCTTAAAGACATCGGTGACCAATTACCCTATTACGAAGCGGAACAGTTCATCTCTGGAAGCATTTTTCATCTTGATGGATTTATGAATGACTTGAAAATCGTCTTTTGTCAGGTTTATCAGTACTACAACAGTTGCTATGCATTTGCTAACGGCTCACCAGTTGGCGTAATGATGGTGGACGATGAAGAGCGTCAGCAAAAACTCAATGCATTTGCCGAAAAAGCACTGGCCGCGCTTGAACTGCCGAATGGACCATTTCACTTAGAGCTTTTCATAGACACGCAAGGTGAGGTTCGTTTTCTGGAAGTAGGCGCAAGGGTCGGTGGGGCGTTTGTGGCGCCTTGTATTGAGAAACGATGGGGCATCAGCTTGTTTGAAGAAAATCTAAAGCTCCAAATGAATGGTTTTTTAGACATACCGCGACTCGAAAGCTGCCAGCCCAACAACCATTTGTATGGTTGGCTGCTGTTCCCAGTGCCAGCCGCTAAACATTGCGTGGTTGAATCGGTGGAATTCTCAAAGCAAGGGTTGTTGCCTGGCTTAATTGAGGCAAGGTTGCCCCAGAAAGCCGACCGCGTTGATCAGTCTGGTGGCTATATTCACACTGGTGGCACTTTCTTAATTGAAGGGAAAAGCCAGAATGATCAACTTGAACTCATAAAAGATATCATTGAACGGTACCGAATTACTTTTAGTAAACCTTTAGAAACTCGAGGAGCTAAACTCGACTTCTTCGGCGTTTACTGA
- a CDS encoding DMT family transporter gives MNLKTTAYIELTLAMMIVGSLSVVGKKVIEIFPVMLSSVLTLSMAAVGMTAIHLIIVGRLPVLNWPQFKYLFLQTLFGVVLFRVFFLYGLYWSSASMAGILIALTPVVIALLSIVMLREKVGVVVSTGIGLCVVGVALCQSSEIMMSNNWQALIGIGLVLLAVVCEALFTVLRKKLTHQALNPVTSNVYLCVIGAVLFLPLGLYDLRSFDLSSVQASDWLLIVYTAVFVNIISFVLWFRGVDKVDATTAGVFTVVMPVTALILSSALLGEVITVPIIGGIMVVIAGLIFVITPVQTLQSAANRVRNPFGKQSIKGGDV, from the coding sequence ATGAACCTAAAAACGACAGCCTATATAGAGCTGACTCTTGCGATGATGATCGTCGGGAGCTTGTCAGTTGTAGGAAAAAAAGTGATCGAGATTTTTCCGGTCATGTTGTCCAGTGTACTGACCTTGTCAATGGCGGCCGTCGGAATGACAGCCATTCATCTGATCATCGTTGGTCGGCTACCAGTGCTAAACTGGCCGCAATTCAAATATCTGTTTTTGCAGACTCTGTTCGGCGTGGTGTTGTTTAGAGTATTTTTTCTTTATGGTCTATATTGGTCTTCAGCGTCAATGGCCGGAATTCTTATAGCCTTAACCCCGGTCGTGATTGCTCTGCTATCCATTGTCATGCTGCGTGAAAAAGTGGGCGTCGTAGTTTCTACTGGCATTGGACTATGTGTCGTTGGCGTCGCATTGTGTCAGTCTTCAGAAATAATGATGAGCAATAATTGGCAAGCGTTGATTGGCATCGGCCTCGTACTGTTAGCGGTTGTGTGTGAGGCACTGTTTACGGTGCTTCGGAAAAAGCTTACCCATCAGGCATTAAACCCAGTCACCTCCAATGTGTATTTGTGTGTGATAGGTGCCGTCTTATTTTTGCCCTTAGGTCTCTATGACTTACGTTCGTTTGACCTGAGTTCAGTTCAGGCCAGTGACTGGTTGCTTATCGTATACACAGCCGTATTTGTCAATATCATTTCATTTGTGTTGTGGTTTAGAGGGGTAGATAAAGTAGACGCCACGACAGCAGGTGTTTTTACAGTTGTTATGCCGGTGACGGCACTTATTCTATCAAGTGCGTTATTGGGTGAAGTCATTACAGTGCCGATTATCGGTGGCATTATGGTTGTCATTGCCGGATTGATTTTCGTGATTACACCAGTACAAACGCTTCAGTCTGCCGCGAATAGAGTTCGAAACCCATTTGGAAAGCAAAGTATCAAAGGAGGTGATGTATGA
- a CDS encoding phosphoribosylanthranilate isomerase has product MNNVAIKVCGITQPQDVVALGEQGIEYMGFIFVEGSKRQLTERSCLGLLNHVPKATKSVAVFMNQSLTFIQSILKEFPVDIVQLHGEQDGDLVKLLDRPVVQRLHPFTWLQRSQCTEHSNLKAHLLDPGAGHGETFDWGTHLHTGVEINLSKAWLAGGLSPANVSEHVRLLHPAVVDVCSGVEADGKPGHKSIEKVISFIKEVRGATNGSPK; this is encoded by the coding sequence ATGAATAACGTTGCCATAAAGGTTTGCGGGATAACGCAACCGCAAGATGTCGTGGCCCTTGGCGAACAGGGTATTGAGTATATGGGCTTTATATTTGTTGAGGGGTCAAAGCGGCAGCTAACCGAACGCAGCTGTCTGGGTCTGTTGAACCATGTGCCCAAAGCAACGAAATCTGTGGCGGTATTCATGAATCAATCGCTTACGTTCATACAGTCCATACTGAAAGAGTTTCCGGTAGATATCGTGCAATTGCATGGAGAACAAGACGGTGACCTTGTGAAGTTGCTGGATCGCCCAGTTGTACAACGCCTGCACCCATTTACGTGGTTACAGAGATCGCAGTGCACTGAGCACAGTAATTTAAAAGCTCACTTACTGGACCCAGGCGCTGGGCATGGAGAAACGTTTGATTGGGGAACGCACCTGCATACAGGAGTAGAAATCAACTTGTCGAAAGCTTGGTTGGCAGGGGGGCTTTCGCCCGCAAATGTTTCCGAGCACGTACGCCTATTGCACCCCGCCGTGGTCGATGTGTGTTCTGGCGTCGAAGCAGACGGAAAGCCCGGCCATAAATCGATTGAAAAAGTAATTTCCTTCATAAAAGAAGTTCGTGGTGCCACTAATGGGAGCCCTAAATGA
- the trpA gene encoding tryptophan synthase subunit alpha, whose amino-acid sequence MKAQFINELDQAFINAKKRHRAAIMPFLTMGYPEENLSLRLLQTLSDNGADIIEVGIPYSDPLADGPVIQASSQAALERGMTPEKTFEILTGYADSECTASLVIMTYYNILLQMGLEHFVEKCRFVGVRGVVVPDLPLEESKTLKVLLDNAHIHLIHFVAPNLSDERIKKIAQSASGFIYLISVTGVTGQRQNVPDNVASLCARIRQYTDTPIALGFGIGHAEQVSQAAKNVDGVIVGSALIKQISEPESAIDNAAVFLREISAYE is encoded by the coding sequence ATGAAAGCACAATTTATAAATGAACTTGACCAGGCATTTATCAACGCTAAGAAAAGGCATCGAGCCGCGATCATGCCGTTTTTGACTATGGGTTATCCCGAAGAAAACCTGTCGTTGCGTTTGCTGCAAACCTTGTCTGATAACGGCGCAGACATTATCGAAGTTGGCATTCCCTACAGTGATCCGCTAGCCGATGGGCCTGTGATACAAGCATCATCGCAGGCCGCGCTGGAGCGGGGAATGACGCCTGAAAAAACCTTCGAAATTTTGACCGGATACGCCGATAGCGAGTGCACGGCCTCGTTGGTGATCATGACCTATTACAACATATTGCTGCAAATGGGATTAGAGCACTTTGTTGAAAAGTGTCGATTCGTTGGCGTACGTGGAGTGGTCGTGCCGGATTTACCATTGGAAGAAAGTAAGACGTTAAAAGTTTTGTTGGACAACGCACATATTCACCTTATTCACTTCGTTGCTCCTAATCTGTCCGACGAAAGAATCAAGAAAATCGCCCAAAGCGCCAGTGGGTTTATCTACCTCATATCGGTTACTGGTGTCACCGGGCAACGACAAAATGTACCCGATAATGTGGCGTCACTGTGCGCACGTATTCGACAATATACCGATACACCAATCGCGTTGGGGTTTGGTATTGGTCACGCGGAACAGGTCTCTCAGGCAGCAAAAAATGTCGACGGGGTCATTGTCGGAAGCGCGTTGATCAAACAAATCAGTGAGCCAGAATCCGCCATTGACAATGCGGCCGTATTTTTACGTGAGATTTCGGCTTATGAATAA
- the trpB gene encoding tryptophan synthase subunit beta: protein MTKQQQLTPSEKGYASFSDMSAYYDAYGGCFIPETLMPAIDELIRQIEAITQQADFRDELSNLLATYVGRPTPLTYAKNLSDELGFQIWLKREDLAHTGAHKINNALGQALLAKRMGKHRIIAETGAGQHGVATATVCALLGLDCTIYIGSVDVERQKLNVFRMELLGAKVVPVENGTKTLKDAINEAIRDWVTNVDNTYYLLGSALGPHPYPKIVREFQKIIGIEAKQAFQSKFPGELPTAVVACVGGGSNAIGLFHTFIDEPSVRLIGIEAAGKGIESGQHSVRLAKGVQPKPGVLQGCYSFVLQNAEGQIQETHSIAPGLDYAMVGPEHAQLWQQGRAEYYSADDEQALAGLKLLTRTEGIIPALESAHAIAGLVQLSTTFNEQDRVIVNISGRGDKDMMAIFERSQHGDAK, encoded by the coding sequence ATGACTAAACAACAACAGTTAACACCCAGTGAAAAAGGTTACGCGAGTTTCAGTGACATGAGCGCGTATTATGATGCCTATGGCGGCTGTTTTATTCCAGAAACCTTAATGCCGGCCATTGATGAGTTAATCCGTCAAATAGAGGCAATTACACAACAGGCCGATTTCCGCGACGAACTCTCTAATTTGTTGGCAACATATGTGGGACGTCCGACACCGTTAACTTATGCGAAAAACCTATCGGATGAACTTGGGTTTCAGATCTGGTTAAAGCGGGAAGACCTCGCCCACACCGGAGCACATAAAATCAACAATGCACTGGGTCAGGCATTGCTCGCAAAACGCATGGGAAAGCATCGTATCATAGCGGAAACCGGCGCAGGTCAACATGGTGTCGCCACCGCGACCGTATGCGCTTTACTGGGACTGGACTGTACTATCTATATTGGGTCAGTCGACGTAGAGCGTCAAAAGCTCAATGTATTTCGCATGGAATTGCTTGGTGCAAAAGTTGTCCCGGTTGAAAATGGGACGAAAACACTGAAAGACGCTATTAACGAAGCTATTCGCGACTGGGTGACTAACGTTGACAACACATACTACCTGTTAGGGTCTGCATTAGGACCCCACCCATACCCGAAAATTGTCCGTGAGTTTCAAAAAATAATCGGTATTGAAGCAAAGCAAGCATTTCAATCTAAGTTCCCGGGTGAGTTGCCTACGGCAGTGGTGGCTTGTGTCGGTGGCGGTTCCAATGCGATTGGCTTGTTTCATACCTTCATTGACGAACCGTCAGTGCGGTTGATTGGCATCGAAGCCGCAGGCAAAGGAATTGAATCTGGCCAGCATTCGGTTCGACTTGCCAAGGGTGTTCAACCAAAGCCGGGCGTCCTACAGGGATGCTATTCCTTTGTTTTGCAAAATGCGGAAGGTCAGATTCAGGAAACACACAGTATTGCACCCGGACTTGACTACGCCATGGTCGGTCCAGAGCATGCGCAACTGTGGCAACAGGGGCGTGCAGAATACTACAGTGCAGATGATGAACAAGCCCTGGCGGGTCTTAAGCTTTTAACCCGAACGGAAGGCATTATACCAGCATTAGAAAGTGCCCACGCCATTGCCGGTCTCGTGCAACTTTCAACGACATTCAACGAACAGGATCGCGTCATTGTTAACATCAGTGGTCGCGGCGATAAAGATATGATGGCGATATTCGAGCGAAGCCAACACGGGGATGCCAAATGA
- a CDS encoding B3/B4 domain-containing protein, producing the protein MTVDMTQSRPTMTVNPLTISNSETVAKRFPGVHVLGVKLSFETLTNVSWEAEIEQLHQRWIGKSRSDVLNSVKQQPYAEFMTALGLKVKKNPPSVANLITRCLTNEAPRLPRINPIVDAVNVAALQTEVSLGVFDAACVEGELQLSFSRAGESFLGLGAEKAEELADGLMVLRDQKKILSIFSVRDSQAQAISEKTKTVWLLACQVPGVSRDDTVTGLMRAVHNLEMIRDKHD; encoded by the coding sequence ATGACAGTTGATATGACTCAAAGCAGGCCGACAATGACGGTGAATCCCCTCACTATTTCAAATTCAGAAACGGTGGCGAAACGTTTCCCAGGTGTTCACGTGTTGGGTGTCAAATTATCATTTGAAACACTGACCAATGTCAGTTGGGAAGCGGAAATCGAGCAATTGCACCAACGCTGGATCGGCAAGTCACGCAGTGACGTACTCAATTCAGTAAAGCAACAGCCATACGCTGAGTTTATGACGGCCCTCGGATTGAAAGTCAAAAAAAATCCGCCGTCCGTCGCAAATCTGATTACGCGATGTCTGACTAACGAGGCACCGCGCTTACCGCGTATTAACCCGATTGTCGACGCAGTCAATGTGGCTGCACTGCAAACAGAAGTATCTTTGGGCGTATTCGACGCTGCTTGTGTCGAAGGTGAACTTCAATTGAGCTTCAGCCGTGCAGGAGAAAGCTTTTTAGGCCTCGGTGCGGAGAAAGCCGAGGAATTGGCTGACGGTTTAATGGTGTTGCGTGACCAAAAAAAAATACTCTCAATATTTTCCGTACGCGACAGCCAGGCACAGGCTATCAGCGAAAAAACCAAAACGGTTTGGCTGTTAGCTTGTCAGGTTCCGGGTGTGAGTCGTGATGATACAGTGACAGGGCTCATGCGAGCCGTCCATAACTTAGAAATGATTCGAGATAAACATGACTAA
- a CDS encoding DUF6917 domain-containing protein: MQSSESTTHQETEALKTDVQSQVVKKLFHKQESRGMTVIEFASRCVRTGEVHELVTTTHKSLATGDRVDQVGFLGFVEILNAGVLERGDHVTVNGNVIGTIAGFDDCHFPNHYNILIETETLLCATDLELTLAQRISFNDGTMTEARSLEGKNDS, encoded by the coding sequence ATGCAGTCGTCTGAATCAACAACGCATCAAGAGACCGAGGCGTTGAAAACGGACGTTCAAAGCCAGGTTGTTAAAAAGCTGTTCCACAAACAAGAAAGTCGTGGAATGACGGTTATTGAATTTGCCTCCCGATGTGTGCGAACCGGGGAAGTTCATGAGCTGGTGACAACCACTCACAAGTCGTTGGCTACCGGTGATCGCGTTGACCAAGTGGGCTTTCTTGGGTTTGTTGAAATTTTGAATGCCGGTGTTCTTGAAAGAGGAGATCATGTTACGGTCAACGGCAACGTCATCGGAACTATAGCAGGCTTCGATGACTGTCACTTTCCAAATCACTACAATATTTTAATTGAAACGGAGACGCTTCTCTGCGCGACTGACTTAGAGTTAACGCTAGCGCAGCGCATTTCTTTCAATGATGGGACCATGACTGAAGCACGGTCGTTGGAGGGAAAGAATGACAGTTGA
- a CDS encoding Gfo/Idh/MocA family protein: MMIKIGVIGLGVIAKYYISAFPESRTAKLTAVCDLQTEKTDPFSKTDVRVYQEYRSLLNDPNVEAVVINLPNDLHFDVCREALLKGKHVCCEKPLTLNMEEAIILQNTSKQAGKTLFTAFHRRYNQPLIDLKSQVGPLSEVAQVDLYYNEKIEDHAGNDTWYLDPTKCGGGCVADNGPNAFDTLAWLIGPLSVTRASIVRDDRNIDIEAEVELRNDQGLTATTYLDWAYPHGEDKRVVYTMKDGRQLTGDMLQGSVSFKSSLFHEYARVIDDFAVHIQENRGQGEEGQAAVALVNHCYQIDEQEVTHAVV; this comes from the coding sequence ATGATGATTAAAATCGGTGTGATCGGCCTCGGCGTAATCGCCAAATATTACATTTCGGCGTTTCCAGAGTCGCGCACAGCGAAGCTTACAGCTGTTTGCGATTTGCAGACGGAAAAAACAGATCCATTTTCAAAAACGGATGTTCGTGTCTATCAAGAATACCGATCATTATTAAACGATCCGAATGTAGAAGCCGTGGTTATTAATTTACCGAACGATTTGCATTTTGATGTGTGTCGGGAAGCGCTCTTAAAGGGTAAGCATGTGTGTTGTGAAAAGCCACTGACACTGAATATGGAAGAAGCCATAATCTTGCAAAACACGTCAAAACAGGCGGGTAAAACACTCTTTACCGCATTCCATCGACGATACAATCAACCGTTAATTGATCTGAAATCTCAAGTTGGACCTTTGTCCGAGGTGGCTCAAGTCGATTTATATTATAACGAAAAAATAGAAGATCACGCCGGTAACGACACCTGGTATTTAGACCCAACCAAATGTGGTGGTGGATGCGTAGCCGACAATGGCCCTAACGCATTTGATACCCTTGCGTGGTTGATCGGTCCTCTGTCTGTCACTCGCGCGTCCATTGTCCGCGACGATCGGAATATCGACATCGAAGCAGAGGTTGAACTGCGCAACGATCAAGGCCTGACCGCGACAACGTATTTGGATTGGGCATACCCACATGGCGAAGACAAGCGTGTGGTTTACACAATGAAGGATGGGCGACAGTTGACCGGTGATATGTTGCAAGGAAGCGTATCATTTAAGTCGTCTTTGTTTCATGAATACGCTCGGGTTATTGACGACTTCGCTGTGCATATTCAAGAAAATCGGGGTCAAGGGGAAGAAGGGCAAGCTGCTGTTGCACTGGTGAATCATTGTTATCAGATAGATGAACAGGAAGTAACTCATGCAGTCGTCTGA
- a CDS encoding Ldh family oxidoreductase, with protein MNDILVAAEPLRHFVETALINEGVDVERAKQASATLSYADLAGLDTHGVLNLMSLYVKGLSEGVISRTAEIEVLRDQGAVVTLDAHQMLGLNAGHYAMQMAMDKAKQYGVGIACVRNSTHFGAAGYYAQMALAEDMIGMAMTNLGSDPVAHAMGSRQPILGTNPISFAAPVANMPNFLLDMSTTVCASGKIKQANARNADVSGDWLCNDKGEPVSNPEAYFNGTAYLPGLGGWKKSSGGHKGFGLNLMVEILSGVLAGADVPMVGQKGKTNEVGHFFLVMNIPSFMPASEFKQTMAQMLDGYLSVPTFDGFDTLQYAGQPDNDNRAERAERGIPIPVTIFKELNEYAASHQMMPLEEL; from the coding sequence ATGAATGATATTCTTGTAGCGGCTGAGCCGTTAAGACATTTTGTAGAAACTGCACTGATCAACGAAGGTGTTGATGTAGAAAGGGCGAAGCAGGCATCAGCAACATTGTCGTATGCCGATCTTGCAGGCTTGGACACGCATGGCGTACTTAACTTAATGTCACTTTATGTGAAGGGATTGAGTGAAGGTGTCATAAGTCGTACGGCAGAAATCGAAGTATTGCGTGATCAAGGTGCTGTCGTCACTCTGGACGCGCATCAAATGCTTGGTTTAAATGCAGGTCATTACGCAATGCAGATGGCCATGGACAAAGCAAAACAATATGGTGTCGGAATTGCTTGTGTCCGCAACAGTACTCATTTTGGTGCAGCAGGGTATTACGCTCAAATGGCACTTGCGGAAGACATGATCGGTATGGCCATGACCAACTTAGGTTCAGACCCTGTTGCTCACGCGATGGGAAGTCGACAACCTATTCTTGGTACAAACCCAATTTCATTTGCAGCACCTGTCGCTAACATGCCGAATTTTTTATTGGACATGAGTACCACGGTCTGTGCTAGTGGCAAGATCAAACAAGCGAATGCAAGAAACGCCGACGTATCTGGAGATTGGTTATGTAATGACAAGGGAGAACCTGTTTCAAATCCAGAAGCCTACTTTAATGGCACCGCTTATTTGCCCGGTTTGGGGGGATGGAAAAAGTCATCGGGAGGTCATAAAGGATTCGGATTGAATCTTATGGTTGAAATTCTGAGCGGTGTCTTAGCCGGAGCGGATGTTCCAATGGTTGGGCAGAAAGGCAAAACAAATGAAGTAGGGCATTTCTTTCTGGTAATGAACATACCGTCGTTCATGCCTGCCAGTGAATTTAAACAAACCATGGCGCAGATGTTGGATGGCTATTTGTCGGTCCCAACGTTCGATGGCTTCGACACCCTGCAGTATGCCGGACAGCCAGATAATGACAACCGGGCTGAGCGTGCAGAACGGGGAATTCCAATACCTGTAACGATTTTCAAAGAATTGAATGAGTATGCTGCCAGTCACCAAATGATGCCATTGGAGGAATTATGA
- a CDS encoding M20/M25/M40 family metallo-hydrolase — translation MKMAHSVLTPSYQELLLRLLEIDTVSPMETGTLSDLSKANMEFTQAAVALGFEVVTEVIGQDSNKLPASVRRKVQEVGAPFFPNQPSMVLGLGDWRNRERTIMFNFHMDTVGPVLPVKQTTDRIEGRGVVDNKGPGVAVLAAIDRWLAKNDKPQRIGILIQVVGGEEGGAMGTYGTRMLFDQSYYGALNVFVIPSEGQYFDSSTSSMTVEINVDGNSATDDSPSAAVNATLLLSAMATSISKTLAPELEKHQVKMTVAGLHTGSMHNRVYGQGKLLMNFSYRLQKDGQLTEQAFGSAYDQAVTKFVSDFSGIPLFKRTIDQLSTSLTYRWLKKGLPVLDNRDHRLESLLNRAGINRHKHNERTFTCDAMWGQQHDAYSIMYGPGSLEENGAHTADEFISIHELESFSQSIVQLLAQFNHEFTLPERTRVQAKIPTA, via the coding sequence ATGAAAATGGCTCATTCTGTGTTGACGCCAAGCTACCAGGAACTACTGCTTCGACTCCTGGAGATAGATACCGTTTCTCCAATGGAAACTGGAACACTGTCAGATCTTAGCAAAGCAAATATGGAGTTTACTCAAGCGGCTGTCGCATTGGGATTTGAGGTGGTAACAGAAGTTATCGGCCAAGACAGCAATAAGTTACCAGCCTCAGTACGCCGAAAGGTTCAAGAGGTTGGGGCACCTTTTTTTCCAAACCAGCCGTCAATGGTGCTTGGCTTGGGGGATTGGCGTAACCGAGAACGTACCATAATGTTTAACTTTCATATGGATACCGTTGGGCCGGTACTGCCCGTAAAACAAACTACAGATCGAATTGAAGGGCGTGGAGTGGTTGACAACAAGGGACCAGGTGTCGCCGTTCTCGCCGCCATTGATCGCTGGTTGGCAAAAAACGACAAACCGCAGCGCATTGGTATTCTAATACAGGTCGTGGGTGGTGAGGAAGGTGGTGCGATGGGCACTTATGGAACAAGGATGCTTTTTGACCAAAGTTACTATGGTGCTTTAAATGTCTTCGTCATACCTTCGGAAGGTCAATACTTTGATTCCTCTACGTCATCAATGACTGTTGAGATAAATGTTGATGGCAACAGCGCAACAGACGACAGCCCATCAGCAGCTGTCAATGCAACCTTATTACTCTCGGCGATGGCAACATCAATTAGCAAAACACTGGCCCCTGAGCTGGAAAAACATCAAGTTAAAATGACGGTGGCTGGATTACACACTGGGAGCATGCATAACCGTGTTTACGGCCAAGGCAAGCTGCTTATGAACTTTTCCTATCGTTTACAAAAAGATGGGCAGCTAACTGAGCAGGCATTCGGTAGCGCCTATGATCAAGCGGTGACGAAATTCGTGAGCGATTTTTCTGGCATTCCCTTGTTTAAACGCACGATAGATCAGCTGTCGACCTCGTTAACGTACCGGTGGCTTAAGAAAGGCTTGCCTGTGTTGGATAACCGAGATCATAGATTAGAGTCGCTGTTGAATCGGGCTGGCATCAATCGACACAAACATAATGAACGAACTTTTACCTGTGATGCAATGTGGGGCCAGCAACATGACGCCTATTCCATCATGTATGGTCCTGGGTCACTGGAAGAGAACGGAGCTCATACCGCGGACGAGTTTATTTCCATTCATGAATTAGAAAGCTTCAGTCAATCAATCGTGCAACTACTCGCACAGTTCAATCACGAATTTACATTGCCTGAACGCACTCGCGTACAGGCAAAGATCCCAACAGCTTAA